A single Streptomyces sp. 2114.4 DNA region contains:
- a CDS encoding LysR family transcriptional regulator, with amino-acid sequence MADWDLKKLRILRTLHELGTVTATAEALHMTPSAVSQQLTGLARALGVTLLEAHGRRVRLTDAAQLVLRHAEAVFAQLERADADLLGYLQGEAGQVRIGAFSTAIPALVVPAALELRRSHPGLSVVVREAEAEAAYELLAEGSVDLALSLAAHAPTPRDPKFSRVSLLADPLDVALPAGHPLAGEPGLRLADLADEPWIFGSSGPWSQITTTACESAGFVPEQAHAAADWSAIWAMVAAGMGVALVPRMAMAGGLGGAGRGAAEPGVRDGRGGGGVAVRVLHADQPRRHVVAAVRRGSEGAPGLARVLAALRQAAAAQTPGDTTVQPS; translated from the coding sequence ATGGCCGACTGGGACCTCAAGAAGCTGCGCATCCTGCGCACCCTCCACGAGCTGGGCACGGTCACCGCGACCGCCGAGGCGCTGCACATGACGCCCTCGGCGGTCTCCCAGCAGCTGACCGGGCTGGCCAGGGCGCTCGGGGTCACGCTGCTGGAGGCGCACGGCCGACGCGTCCGGCTGACCGACGCCGCACAGCTGGTGCTGCGGCACGCCGAGGCGGTCTTCGCCCAGCTGGAGCGCGCGGACGCGGACCTGCTCGGCTACCTCCAGGGTGAGGCGGGCCAGGTGCGGATCGGCGCCTTCTCCACCGCCATCCCCGCCCTGGTGGTCCCGGCCGCCTTGGAGCTGCGCCGCAGCCACCCCGGCCTGTCGGTCGTCGTGCGGGAGGCGGAGGCGGAGGCCGCCTACGAGCTGCTGGCCGAGGGCAGCGTCGATCTGGCGCTGTCCCTGGCCGCGCACGCCCCCACCCCGCGCGACCCCAAATTCAGCCGGGTCTCGCTGCTCGCCGACCCGCTGGACGTGGCGCTGCCGGCCGGCCATCCGCTGGCCGGTGAGCCGGGGCTGCGGCTGGCCGACCTGGCGGACGAGCCCTGGATCTTCGGCAGCAGCGGGCCCTGGTCGCAGATCACCACGACCGCCTGCGAGAGCGCCGGCTTCGTGCCCGAGCAGGCGCACGCCGCCGCCGACTGGAGCGCGATCTGGGCGATGGTGGCGGCGGGAATGGGAGTGGCGCTGGTGCCCCGGATGGCGATGGCGGGCGGCCTGGGCGGCGCCGGGCGCGGTGCGGCGGAACCCGGCGTGCGGGACGGGCGCGGTGGCGGGGGAGTGGCGGTGCGGGTCCTGCACGCCGACCAGCCGCGCCGCCATGTGGTCGCCGCCGTCCGCCGCGGCTCCGAGGGGGCGCCGGGTCTGGCCCGGGTGCTCGCCGCGCTGAGGCAGGCGGCCGCCGCCCAGACGCCGGGAGACACCACTGTTCAGCCCAGCTGA
- a CDS encoding beta-N-acetylglucosaminidase domain-containing protein, with protein MAGTTALAAAVIGGLLGGVPSAQAAPADPAVGAPDRPDRPAGAGHAPAVWPRPQSMRELGDAVPLGREAVLVAAADTDPHTLDALRGLLRDAGVHTVRQQAPGDRLPAAGPVIHVGGEQAADALRALRAPARGDLPAGGYRLAVGQVAGRDTVALDGVGSDGLFHAAQTLRQLVTHGAGRKQLASVAVRDWPGTAVRGTTEGFFGQPWSQAQRLAQLDFMGRTKQNRYLYAPGDDPYRQARWRDPYPAGQRAGFRALAERARANHVTLGWAVAPGQAMCLSSEEDMRALRRKVDAMWALGVRSFQLQFQDVSYSEWHCDADADAFGTGPRAAARAQAKVANALAAHLAQRHPQAGALSLMPTEYYQDGSTAYRRALSDALGDRVEVAWTGVGVVPRTITGGELSTARQVFGHPLVTMDNYPVNDYAQDRIFLGPYRGREPAVATGSTALLANAMQQPLASRIPLFTAADYAWNPRDYHPGRSWDAAVDDLAGGDPRSRAALRALAGNASSSLLDRTESGYLQPLIDRFWKAREVAVNHGRPGRDADLAKAAKALRAAFATMSTAPRDLRPDLAAEVRPWAEQLARYGRAGAQAVDTLMAQAHDDGDAAWSAQRTAQRLRKECAHSPATVGKGVLAPFLERAMTEADAWTGARRTAPQPGDGAAERDGRTSLTVPFERTRPLAAVTALTDPGPSAAAVSMEAHVPGEGWRRLDRLSASGWTEAKTPRLRADAIRLTWAKSAHAPSVHAFTPWFDDTPAAGLELSRKESDAQNGGSATVDALIYSRRPGDVRGKLAVKAPKGFTVHAPKEVTAPRGGTATVRIAVDVPENAPSGTYEIPVEFGGAQRTLTVRSYPRTGGKDLARGTVATSSGDETADFPASAATDGNPATRWSSAPEDGAWLQFALAHPTRLGRLVLNWQDAYAARYRVQVSPDGRSWRTAATVRDGKGGRESVRMDAEDARFVRIQGDKRATRFGYSLWSVEAYAVAETRHPGHDKR; from the coding sequence GTGGCCGGAACCACCGCACTGGCCGCCGCGGTCATCGGAGGCCTGCTCGGCGGGGTGCCCAGCGCCCAGGCGGCGCCCGCGGACCCCGCCGTCGGTGCCCCCGACCGGCCCGACCGGCCGGCCGGCGCCGGGCACGCACCCGCCGTCTGGCCGCGCCCGCAGTCGATGCGGGAGCTGGGCGACGCCGTGCCGCTCGGCCGCGAGGCGGTGCTGGTGGCCGCTGCGGACACCGACCCCCACACCCTGGACGCGCTGCGCGGCCTGCTGCGGGACGCCGGGGTGCACACCGTCCGGCAGCAGGCGCCCGGCGACCGGCTGCCCGCGGCCGGGCCGGTGATCCACGTCGGCGGCGAGCAGGCCGCGGACGCGCTGCGGGCGCTGCGGGCACCGGCCCGCGGGGACCTGCCGGCCGGCGGCTACCGCCTGGCGGTGGGCCAGGTCGCGGGCCGGGACACCGTCGCCCTGGACGGCGTCGGCTCCGACGGCCTCTTCCACGCCGCGCAGACCCTGCGGCAACTGGTCACCCACGGGGCCGGCCGGAAGCAGCTGGCCTCGGTGGCCGTACGCGACTGGCCCGGCACGGCGGTGCGCGGCACCACCGAGGGGTTCTTCGGGCAGCCCTGGAGCCAGGCCCAGCGGCTCGCCCAGCTGGACTTCATGGGCCGCACCAAGCAGAACCGCTATCTGTACGCGCCGGGCGACGATCCGTACCGCCAGGCCCGGTGGCGCGACCCCTACCCGGCCGGGCAGCGCGCCGGCTTCCGGGCGCTGGCCGAGCGAGCCCGGGCCAACCACGTCACGCTGGGCTGGGCCGTCGCCCCGGGCCAGGCGATGTGCCTGTCGTCCGAGGAGGACATGCGGGCGCTGCGGCGCAAGGTGGACGCGATGTGGGCGCTGGGCGTGCGCTCCTTCCAGCTGCAGTTCCAGGACGTCAGCTACAGCGAATGGCACTGTGACGCCGACGCGGACGCCTTCGGCACCGGCCCCCGGGCCGCGGCACGGGCGCAGGCCAAGGTCGCCAATGCGCTCGCCGCGCATCTGGCGCAGCGGCATCCACAGGCCGGGGCGCTCTCCCTGATGCCGACCGAGTACTACCAGGACGGCTCGACGGCGTACCGCCGGGCGCTGTCCGACGCGCTCGGCGACCGGGTCGAGGTGGCCTGGACCGGTGTGGGCGTGGTCCCGCGGACCATCACCGGCGGCGAGCTGTCCACGGCCCGCCAGGTGTTCGGCCACCCGCTGGTGACCATGGACAACTACCCGGTCAACGACTACGCCCAGGACCGGATCTTCCTCGGGCCCTACCGGGGCCGGGAGCCGGCCGTCGCCACCGGTTCCACGGCGCTGCTGGCCAACGCCATGCAGCAGCCGCTCGCCTCGCGCATCCCGCTGTTCACGGCCGCCGACTACGCGTGGAATCCGCGCGACTACCACCCGGGCCGGTCCTGGGACGCGGCCGTCGACGATCTGGCGGGCGGCGATCCCCGTTCCCGTGCCGCGCTGCGCGCGCTGGCCGGCAACGCCTCCTCCTCGCTGCTGGACCGGACCGAGTCCGGCTATCTGCAGCCCCTGATCGACCGCTTCTGGAAGGCCCGCGAGGTCGCGGTCAACCACGGCCGGCCGGGCCGGGATGCGGATCTCGCCAAGGCCGCCAAGGCGCTGCGGGCCGCGTTCGCCACCATGAGCACCGCGCCCCGGGACCTGCGCCCCGACCTGGCCGCCGAGGTCCGTCCGTGGGCCGAGCAGCTGGCCCGCTACGGCAGGGCCGGGGCCCAGGCCGTCGACACGCTCATGGCGCAGGCGCATGACGACGGCGACGCCGCCTGGTCGGCCCAGCGCACGGCGCAGCGGCTGCGCAAGGAGTGCGCGCACAGCCCGGCGACGGTCGGCAAGGGGGTGCTGGCCCCGTTCCTGGAGCGGGCGATGACCGAGGCGGACGCCTGGACCGGCGCCCGCCGCACCGCCCCCCAGCCCGGCGACGGCGCCGCCGAACGCGACGGCCGGACGTCCCTGACCGTCCCCTTCGAGCGGACCCGCCCGCTCGCCGCGGTGACCGCACTGACCGACCCGGGCCCGTCCGCGGCCGCCGTCTCCATGGAGGCGCATGTCCCGGGCGAGGGCTGGCGCCGCCTCGACCGGCTCTCCGCCAGCGGCTGGACCGAGGCGAAAACGCCCCGGCTGCGTGCCGACGCGATACGGCTGACCTGGGCGAAGAGCGCGCACGCCCCGTCCGTGCACGCCTTCACCCCCTGGTTCGACGACACCCCGGCGGCCGGGCTCGAACTGTCCCGCAAGGAGTCGGACGCCCAGAACGGCGGCAGCGCGACGGTGGACGCCCTGATCTACTCCCGCCGCCCCGGCGACGTCCGCGGGAAGCTGGCGGTCAAGGCGCCCAAGGGCTTCACGGTGCACGCCCCGAAGGAGGTCACCGCACCGCGGGGCGGCACCGCCACGGTCCGCATCGCCGTCGACGTCCCCGAGAACGCCCCCTCGGGGACGTACGAGATCCCGGTGGAGTTCGGCGGTGCCCAGCGGACGCTGACGGTGCGCTCGTATCCGCGCACCGGCGGCAAGGACCTGGCGCGCGGCACCGTCGCCACCTCCTCCGGGGACGAGACCGCGGATTTCCCGGCGTCGGCGGCCACCGACGGCAACCCCGCGACCCGCTGGTCCTCCGCCCCGGAGGACGGCGCCTGGCTGCAGTTCGCGCTGGCCCATCCGACCCGGCTCGGCCGGCTCGTCCTGAACTGGCAGGATGCCTACGCCGCCCGCTACCGCGTCCAGGTCTCGCCGGACGGCCGCAGCTGGCGCACGGCGGCCACGGTCCGGGACGGCAAGGGCGGCCGCGAGTCCGTCCGGATGGACGCCGAGGACGCCCGGTTCGTCCGCATCCAGGGCGACAAGCGGGCCACCCGCTTCGGCTA
- a CDS encoding acyl-ACP desaturase: protein MTIAPARHNGELGQAAWSDAQLLYALEEVVEKELNRHLKIAKDWMPHEYVPWSDGRNFPGPLDGDAWDPEQSKVSDIGRIALVVNLLTEDNLPSYHHEIATLFGRDGAWGTWVHRWTAEEGRHGIVMRDYLLTSRAVDPDELERFRMAHMSEGFESDNSHSMLHSVAYVAFQELATRISHRNTGHHSGDPVCDRMLARIATDENLHMVFYRNLLGAAFEMAPDQTMCAVRDVVTGFRMPGHGMPGFERSAARMAIGGIYNLRIHHDDVLQPVLRFLKVLEIGGLGPAGLAAQEELGLYMDGLDGQARKFDERQAAILARREANRRG from the coding sequence GTGACCATCGCCCCCGCCCGCCATAACGGAGAGCTCGGCCAGGCCGCCTGGAGCGACGCCCAGTTGCTCTACGCGCTCGAAGAGGTCGTCGAGAAGGAACTCAACCGCCATCTGAAGATCGCCAAGGACTGGATGCCCCACGAGTACGTACCGTGGAGCGACGGGCGCAACTTCCCCGGGCCGCTGGACGGTGACGCCTGGGACCCCGAGCAGTCCAAGGTCAGCGACATCGGCCGGATCGCCCTCGTGGTCAACCTCCTCACCGAGGACAACCTCCCCAGCTACCACCACGAGATCGCCACCCTCTTCGGCCGCGACGGCGCCTGGGGTACCTGGGTGCACCGCTGGACCGCCGAGGAGGGCCGGCACGGCATCGTGATGCGGGACTACCTGCTCACCAGCCGGGCGGTCGACCCCGACGAGCTGGAGCGGTTCCGCATGGCCCACATGTCGGAGGGCTTCGAGTCGGATAACTCGCACAGCATGCTGCACTCGGTGGCGTACGTCGCCTTCCAGGAGCTGGCCACCCGGATCTCGCACCGCAACACCGGCCACCACTCCGGTGACCCGGTCTGCGACCGGATGCTGGCCCGGATCGCCACCGACGAGAACCTGCACATGGTCTTCTACCGCAACCTCCTCGGCGCGGCCTTCGAGATGGCCCCCGACCAGACCATGTGCGCGGTGCGCGATGTCGTCACCGGCTTCCGGATGCCCGGCCACGGCATGCCCGGCTTCGAGCGGTCGGCCGCCCGGATGGCCATCGGCGGGATCTACAACCTGCGGATCCACCACGACGACGTGCTGCAGCCGGTGCTGCGCTTCCTGAAGGTGCTGGAGATCGGCGGGCTGGGCCCGGCGGGGCTGGCCGCGCAGGAGGAGCTGGGCCTGTACATGGACGGGCTGGACGGCCAGGCGCGGAAGTTCGACGAGCGCCAGGCCGCCATCCTCGCCCGCCGCGAGGCCAACCGCCGCGGCTGA
- the alc gene encoding allantoicase, giving the protein MTAHPAADRTDPHANDANPYGGGDPYADYRGGDFPFTSLVDLADRRLGAGVIAANDEFFAERENLLKPTPAVFDPEHFGHKGKIMDGWETRRRRGTDGDHPFPDDDAHDWALIRLAAPGVIRGIIVDTAHFRGNYPQQVSVEATALPGAPGPEELLAGGVKWEELVPRTPVRGHAANGFEVTVERRFTHLRLKQHPDGGIARLRVHGEVVPDPEWLDALGTLDLASVLHGGTVEDASDRFYSSPTQIIRPDLSRKMDDGWENRRRRVKGTHDWVRFRLAAQGEIRAVEIDTAYLKGNSAGWAALSGCDGDPADEASWFEILPKTRLQPDTPHRFRLPRSVTATHVRLDVFPDGGLARLRLHGDLTAAGRAALGSRFDALGG; this is encoded by the coding sequence ATGACCGCCCACCCGGCCGCCGACCGCACTGATCCGCACGCCAACGACGCGAACCCGTACGGTGGCGGAGACCCCTACGCCGACTACCGCGGCGGGGACTTCCCCTTCACCTCCCTCGTCGACCTCGCCGACCGCCGCCTCGGCGCCGGGGTGATCGCCGCGAACGACGAGTTCTTCGCCGAGCGCGAGAACCTGCTGAAGCCCACCCCGGCGGTCTTCGACCCGGAGCACTTCGGCCACAAGGGCAAGATCATGGACGGCTGGGAGACCCGCCGCCGCCGTGGCACCGACGGCGACCACCCCTTCCCGGACGACGACGCGCACGACTGGGCGCTGATCCGGCTCGCCGCCCCCGGCGTGATCCGCGGCATCATCGTCGACACCGCCCACTTCCGCGGAAACTACCCCCAGCAGGTCAGCGTCGAGGCCACCGCGCTCCCCGGCGCCCCCGGCCCCGAGGAACTGCTCGCCGGCGGGGTGAAGTGGGAGGAGCTGGTCCCGCGCACCCCCGTCCGCGGCCACGCCGCCAACGGCTTCGAGGTGACCGTGGAGCGCCGCTTCACCCACCTCCGCCTCAAGCAGCACCCCGACGGCGGGATAGCGCGCCTGCGGGTCCACGGCGAGGTCGTGCCGGACCCGGAATGGCTCGATGCGCTCGGCACCCTCGACCTGGCCTCGGTGCTGCACGGCGGCACCGTCGAGGACGCGTCCGACCGCTTCTACTCCTCGCCCACCCAGATCATCCGGCCCGATCTGTCCCGCAAGATGGACGACGGCTGGGAGAACCGCCGCCGCCGGGTCAAGGGCACCCACGACTGGGTCCGCTTCCGGCTCGCCGCACAGGGCGAGATCCGCGCCGTGGAGATCGACACCGCCTACCTCAAGGGCAACTCGGCCGGCTGGGCGGCCCTGTCCGGGTGCGACGGCGACCCGGCCGACGAGGCCTCCTGGTTCGAGATCCTGCCGAAGACCCGGCTCCAGCCCGACACCCCGCACCGCTTCCGGCTGCCGCGGTCCGTGACGGCCACCCACGTACGGCTGGACGTCTTCCCCGACGGCGGCCTGGCACGGCTGCGCCTGCACGGCGACCTCACCGCGGCCGGCCGCGCCGCCCTCGGCAGCCGCTTCGACGCCCTGGGCGGCTGA
- the malQ gene encoding 4-alpha-glucanotransferase, producing MGRARLARLHGIATSYEPSPGRSVQITGDTVVAVLAALGVDASTPQAVRSALAAYEDRAARALLPRTVVARPGRPPDLAHLPEGTVLRVETESGTAVKGLAASGPAALARLPLGVHVLHARAPDGRAAGAPLIVAPDRVPAPPGRSHGFLVQLYSLLSRQSWGMGDLGDLADLAAWSGRALGTGFLQLNPLHAAVPGPPTDPSPYRPSSRRFPDPVHLRIEDIPEYARLTGAARLRADELAARAGALRTGVLDGGALIDRDAVWALKREALELMCAVPLTPGRRAAYCDFLAEQGQALEDHATWCAIAERHGPHWRGWPDGLSDPRSPATARLRPRLLDRIDFHSRLVWLTDQQLAAAQRTARESGMGIGLVHDLAVGVHPSGADTWAQQDAFAAGMSVGAPPDAFNSRGQDWGLPPWRPDALAAAGHAPYRELLRGMLRHAGALRIDHVMGLFRLWWVPEGRPPTEGAYVRYDGEAMLSVLALEAHRAGAAVIGEDLGTVGPGVRAALAERGVLGTSVLWFERDYGGGEGGGRDGEDGPEPAAEPASEPAAEPTVQPIPAEPTPHPAPLARILAPEEWRSACLATVTTHDLPPTAARLTGEDVALRERLGLLAGPPERERSRARCERTEWLRELVRRGLLPEGAADEEAAVRAVHRFLLRTPARMVGVWLPDAVGDRRPQNLPGTWQEYPNWRLPIAGPDGRPCTLEELAASPRLHALMREVSGGRR from the coding sequence ATGGGCCGCGCGCGGCTCGCCCGGCTGCACGGCATCGCCACGTCCTACGAGCCCTCGCCGGGCCGGAGCGTCCAGATCACCGGCGACACCGTCGTCGCCGTGCTCGCCGCACTGGGGGTCGATGCCTCGACCCCGCAGGCCGTCCGCAGCGCCCTGGCCGCATACGAGGACCGCGCGGCCCGCGCCCTGCTGCCCCGCACCGTCGTCGCGCGCCCCGGCCGGCCGCCCGACCTCGCGCATCTCCCCGAAGGCACCGTCCTGCGGGTCGAGACCGAGAGCGGGACGGCCGTGAAGGGCCTGGCGGCGTCCGGTCCGGCGGCCCTGGCCCGGCTGCCCCTCGGTGTCCATGTGCTGCACGCCCGTGCCCCCGACGGCCGCGCCGCCGGCGCCCCGCTGATCGTCGCGCCCGACCGGGTGCCCGCGCCGCCCGGCCGCAGCCACGGCTTCCTGGTGCAGCTCTACTCCCTCCTGTCCCGGCAGTCCTGGGGCATGGGCGACCTGGGGGACCTCGCCGACCTCGCCGCCTGGTCGGGGCGCGCGCTGGGCACCGGCTTCCTCCAGCTCAACCCGCTGCATGCGGCCGTCCCCGGCCCGCCCACCGATCCCTCGCCCTACCGCCCCTCCTCCCGCCGCTTCCCCGACCCGGTCCATCTGCGGATCGAGGACATCCCGGAGTACGCCCGGCTCACCGGCGCCGCCCGCTTACGGGCCGACGAGCTCGCCGCGCGGGCCGGTGCGCTGCGGACCGGGGTGCTCGACGGGGGCGCGCTGATCGACCGGGACGCGGTCTGGGCGCTCAAGCGCGAGGCCCTGGAGCTGATGTGCGCGGTCCCGCTCACCCCGGGCCGGCGGGCCGCATACTGCGACTTCCTCGCCGAGCAGGGTCAGGCGCTGGAGGACCACGCCACCTGGTGCGCGATCGCCGAGCGGCACGGCCCCCACTGGCGCGGCTGGCCCGACGGGCTGAGCGACCCGCGCTCCCCGGCCACGGCCCGGCTGCGGCCGCGGTTGCTCGACCGGATCGACTTCCACAGCCGGCTCGTCTGGCTCACCGACCAGCAACTGGCCGCCGCGCAACGGACCGCGCGGGAGTCCGGGATGGGCATCGGGCTGGTGCACGACCTCGCCGTCGGCGTCCACCCCTCGGGTGCCGACACCTGGGCGCAGCAGGACGCCTTCGCCGCCGGGATGTCCGTCGGGGCGCCGCCGGACGCCTTCAACTCCCGCGGCCAGGACTGGGGCCTGCCGCCCTGGCGCCCGGACGCGCTGGCCGCCGCGGGTCACGCCCCCTACCGGGAGCTGCTGCGCGGCATGCTGCGGCACGCCGGGGCGCTGCGCATCGACCATGTGATGGGGCTGTTCCGGCTGTGGTGGGTCCCCGAGGGCCGGCCGCCGACGGAGGGCGCCTATGTCCGCTACGACGGTGAGGCGATGCTCTCGGTGCTGGCCCTGGAGGCGCACCGGGCCGGCGCCGCGGTGATCGGCGAGGACCTGGGCACCGTCGGGCCGGGGGTCCGTGCGGCGCTCGCCGAGCGGGGCGTCCTGGGGACGTCGGTGCTGTGGTTCGAGCGGGATTACGGGGGCGGGGAGGGCGGCGGCCGGGACGGGGAGGACGGCCCGGAGCCGGCTGCGGAGCCCGCCTCGGAACCTGCTGCGGAGCCCACCGTGCAACCCATCCCGGCGGAGCCCACCCCGCACCCCGCCCCCCTGGCCCGCATCCTGGCGCCCGAGGAGTGGCGCAGCGCCTGTCTGGCCACCGTCACCACCCACGATCTGCCGCCCACCGCGGCCCGGCTGACCGGTGAGGACGTCGCCCTGCGCGAACGGCTCGGGCTGCTCGCCGGGCCGCCGGAGCGGGAGCGCTCCCGCGCCCGCTGTGAACGCACCGAGTGGCTGCGGGAGTTGGTGCGGCGCGGCCTGCTGCCCGAAGGGGCGGCCGACGAGGAAGCGGCCGTCCGGGCCGTTCACCGCTTTCTGCTGCGGACCCCGGCGCGGATGGTGGGCGTCTGGCTGCCCGACGCGGTGGGGGACCGGCGCCCGCAGAACCTCCCCGGGACGTGGCAGGAGTACCCGAACTGGCGCCTTCCGATCGCCGGCCCCGACGGCCGTCCGTGCACCCTGGAGGAGCTGGCCGCCTCCCCCCGCCTGCATGCGCTGATGCGTGAAGTGTCCGGCGGCCGCCGGTAG